In one window of Thermus aquaticus DNA:
- a CDS encoding DUF5615 family PIN-like protein, translating to MDVNLTLRWVEFFQERGVEAVHWSALGPLTAPDERLLETAAEGGYVLLTHDQDMGTLLALGKGRRPSVILLRTGDLRPQAVGPRLLAVLKSLEEDLRAGALVVVEDRRVRVRRLPLG from the coding sequence GTGGACGTGAACCTCACGCTAAGGTGGGTGGAGTTCTTTCAGGAGAGGGGCGTGGAGGCGGTTCACTGGTCGGCCCTTGGCCCTCTTACGGCCCCAGACGAGAGGCTCCTTGAAACCGCCGCTGAGGGGGGGTATGTGCTCCTGACCCACGACCAGGACATGGGGACCCTGCTCGCCCTGGGCAAGGGCCGCCGCCCCAGCGTCATCCTGCTCCGTACCGGAGACCTAAGGCCTCAGGCGGTGGGACCACGCCTCCTAGCTGTTCTGAAGAGCTTGGAGGAGGACTTGCGGGCCGGGGCCTTGGTGGTGGTGGAGGACCGGAGGGTGCGGGTGCGGCGCCTACCCCTGGGCTAG
- a CDS encoding cell division ATP-binding protein FtsE has translation MIAFHRVSLEYPRTGTKALYGVSLEVKKGEFVYVVGHSGAGKSTLLSLILRRLVPTQGAVYFAGQNLKALKGDGIAFHRRRIGMVFQDHRLLADMTVEENLRFVLQVQGVPPREWPERIATALRRVGLFHKKRAFPEELSVGEAQRVALARALLLDPPVILADEPTGNLDPENALQVLDILKAAHQRGATVVVATHSRELLEAYPARVVVLKAGQVVRDERPGEGGSIRVREGPDWGGKEEA, from the coding sequence ATGATCGCCTTTCACCGGGTGAGCCTCGAGTACCCCCGCACGGGCACCAAGGCCCTCTACGGGGTGAGCCTCGAGGTCAAGAAGGGGGAGTTTGTCTACGTGGTGGGCCACTCGGGGGCGGGGAAGTCCACCCTCCTCTCCCTCATCCTGAGGCGGCTCGTGCCCACCCAGGGGGCGGTCTACTTCGCCGGGCAGAACCTGAAGGCCCTGAAGGGGGACGGCATTGCCTTCCACCGCCGCCGCATCGGCATGGTTTTCCAGGACCACCGCCTTCTTGCGGATATGACGGTGGAGGAAAACCTCAGGTTCGTCCTGCAGGTCCAGGGGGTTCCGCCCAGGGAGTGGCCGGAGCGCATCGCCACGGCCCTGCGCCGGGTGGGGCTTTTCCACAAAAAGCGGGCCTTTCCCGAGGAGCTTAGCGTGGGGGAGGCCCAGCGGGTGGCCCTGGCCAGGGCCCTCCTCCTGGACCCTCCGGTGATCTTGGCCGACGAGCCCACGGGCAACCTGGACCCGGAAAACGCCCTCCAGGTCCTGGACATCCTCAAGGCGGCCCACCAGCGGGGGGCCACGGTGGTGGTGGCCACCCACAGCCGGGAGCTTCTGGAGGCCTATCCGGCCCGGGTGGTGGTGCTGAAGGCGGGTCAGGTGGTGAGGGACGAGCGTCCCGGGGAGGGTGGTAGCATAAGGGTAAGGGAAGGCCCTGACTGGGGCGGAAAGGAGGAGGCATGA
- a CDS encoding S41 family peptidase, protein MKRRAWFLVGLGVLLALVYAQLPRPQAESLLQNPNGQALLEVYQRIQQDYLEPLSKEKLNALLEGAIGGMGGALKDPFTSYSPPQRASLRQEDLRGEFFGIGATLTPANPDGTGAKIEGVMKGLPAQRAGMRAGDVILEVDGEDVTALPLQEVVARIRGREGTKVTIKVRREGVPAPLVFELIREKVEIISVSVGKIGDVGYVALETFGNFKVEDQLKKAIEGLKAQGVKKLIFDLRDNGGGLLDQGCAVASAFLKEGPIVYPRTRNLTRVWCEASGRPLWDGPMVVLVNGNSASASEIVAGALQDYGRAQVIGEKTFGKGVGQTPYTLANGGELTPVTFEWLTPKRRAINKEGLKPDIEVKDTRFPTPFSFQGAGAPPGAEVTVTLNGKTVKVKADTEGKFSYAEPQKSRPLPEERGQAVLDPEGDAILKKALEVLGK, encoded by the coding sequence ATGAAGCGACGCGCGTGGTTTTTGGTGGGGCTTGGGGTGCTCCTGGCCCTGGTCTACGCCCAGCTCCCCCGCCCCCAGGCGGAAAGCCTTCTGCAAAACCCCAACGGCCAGGCCCTCTTGGAGGTCTACCAGAGGATCCAGCAGGACTACCTGGAGCCCCTCTCCAAGGAGAAGCTGAACGCCCTTCTGGAGGGGGCCATCGGCGGGATGGGGGGGGCCCTCAAGGACCCCTTCACCAGCTACTCCCCGCCCCAGCGGGCAAGCCTTCGGCAGGAGGACCTCCGGGGCGAGTTCTTCGGCATCGGGGCCACGCTCACCCCCGCCAACCCCGACGGCACCGGGGCCAAGATAGAGGGGGTCATGAAGGGCCTCCCCGCCCAGCGGGCCGGGATGCGGGCGGGGGACGTGATCCTGGAGGTGGACGGCGAGGACGTGACCGCTCTCCCCCTCCAGGAGGTGGTGGCCCGCATCCGGGGACGAGAGGGGACCAAGGTCACCATCAAGGTGCGCCGGGAGGGCGTACCCGCCCCCCTGGTCTTTGAGCTCATCCGGGAGAAGGTGGAGATCATCTCCGTCTCCGTCGGGAAGATTGGCGACGTGGGCTACGTGGCCCTGGAGACCTTTGGCAACTTCAAGGTGGAGGACCAGCTAAAGAAGGCCATAGAGGGCCTGAAGGCCCAGGGGGTCAAGAAGCTCATCTTTGACCTCCGGGACAACGGCGGCGGCCTCCTGGACCAGGGGTGCGCCGTGGCCAGCGCCTTTTTAAAGGAGGGCCCCATCGTCTACCCCCGCACCAGGAACCTCACCCGGGTCTGGTGCGAGGCCTCGGGCAGGCCCCTGTGGGACGGCCCCATGGTGGTCCTGGTCAACGGCAACTCCGCCTCGGCCAGCGAGATCGTGGCCGGGGCCCTGCAGGACTACGGCCGGGCCCAGGTGATCGGGGAGAAGACCTTCGGCAAGGGCGTGGGCCAGACCCCCTACACCCTGGCCAACGGCGGGGAGCTCACCCCGGTCACCTTTGAGTGGCTCACCCCCAAGCGCCGGGCCATCAACAAGGAGGGCCTGAAGCCCGACATAGAGGTCAAGGACACCCGCTTCCCCACGCCCTTCTCCTTCCAGGGGGCCGGGGCCCCGCCAGGGGCGGAGGTCACCGTGACCCTAAATGGCAAGACCGTGAAGGTGAAGGCCGACACCGAGGGCAAGTTCTCCTACGCCGAGCCCCAGAAGAGCCGCCCCCTGCCCGAGGAGCGGGGCCAGGCGGTGCTGGACCCGGAGGGGGACGCCATCCTGAAGAAGGCCCTCGAGGTCCTGGGTAAGTAG
- a CDS encoding DUF4926 domain-containing protein has translation MIREHDLVVLRRDKREWGLEAGDVGTVVLVYPKGGYMVEFVDHEGNTLALLDLAEEEVEPLRGPALLRAKTA, from the coding sequence ATGATCCGCGAGCACGACCTGGTAGTCCTCAGGCGGGACAAAAGGGAGTGGGGCCTCGAGGCGGGGGATGTGGGGACCGTGGTCCTGGTCTACCCCAAGGGGGGGTACATGGTGGAGTTCGTGGACCACGAGGGGAACACCCTGGCCCTCCTGGACCTCGCCGAGGAGGAGGTGGAGCCTCTGAGGGGCCCCGCCCTCCTTCGGGCCAAGACCGCCTGA
- the hpf gene encoding ribosome hibernation-promoting factor, HPF/YfiA family: MNVYKLVGRNLEITDAIRDYVEKKLSRLDRYQNGELMAKVVLSLAGSPHVEKRAKAEVQLDLPGGLLRVEEEDQDLYAAIDRMVDRLEIQLKRYKERRFVGKRHSYQGPPPPEVRDMEALRKPEEEEGPRIVRVKRFEMKPMDPEEAVFQMEALGHDFFVFRNAKTDEINVVYRRKDGNYGLIEPA; this comes from the coding sequence ATGAACGTCTACAAGCTCGTCGGCCGCAACCTGGAGATCACCGACGCCATCCGCGACTACGTGGAGAAGAAGCTCTCCCGCCTGGATCGCTACCAAAACGGCGAGCTCATGGCCAAGGTGGTCCTTTCTCTGGCGGGTAGCCCCCACGTGGAGAAGCGGGCCAAGGCCGAGGTCCAGCTGGACCTCCCCGGGGGGCTTCTCAGGGTGGAGGAGGAGGACCAGGACCTCTACGCCGCCATTGACCGCATGGTGGACCGGCTGGAGATCCAGCTCAAGCGCTACAAGGAGCGCCGCTTCGTGGGCAAGCGCCACTCCTACCAGGGCCCCCCTCCCCCTGAGGTGCGGGACATGGAAGCCTTGCGCAAGCCCGAGGAGGAGGAAGGCCCCAGGATCGTCCGGGTCAAGCGCTTTGAGATGAAGCCCATGGACCCCGAGGAGGCCGTCTTCCAGATGGAGGCCCTGGGGCACGACTTCTTCGTCTTCCGCAACGCCAAGACCGACGAGATCAACGTGGTTTACCGCCGCAAGGACGGGAACTACGGCCTCATTGAGCCCGCCTGA
- a CDS encoding murein hydrolase activator EnvC family protein: MRLLAWLLPLFALLALAQDVATQEKRVRDLEAEAARAKALEQEAQARIQKLNQALARLSKRVADLLQEKARLEKEIARLEAERMALRQEIARLEEAVRETEARIAKLEKDLAALKERLQALMRSLHRERAGRYLPLLRAQSFTDLAVRARWVGYISKQDADLVRQLQTTLKALGEERERLKLLLQSLSEKERALAEIQRKLEAERQNLLTTLASLRKEEEGKKALLRDALSERQRLQSALAQLQARVLAERQRLLLLKRQEEERRRQEEERRRQEEAQRKQATLRPSPAPAQVVVPPPPLPATVGRLAFPVPGGRVVVPYGQEGPFQVIAGPVPGSPVQAAADGYVAGVLYLPNLGYTVMLVHTETLSTVYTNLQEPLVAEGQKVSRGQLLGYTGGGLLIRPEELEFRVAARVGEETRFVDPAAYY; the protein is encoded by the coding sequence ATGCGGCTTTTGGCCTGGCTCCTTCCCCTCTTCGCCCTCCTGGCCCTGGCCCAGGACGTGGCCACCCAGGAGAAGCGGGTGAGGGACCTCGAGGCCGAGGCCGCCCGGGCCAAGGCCCTGGAACAGGAGGCCCAGGCCCGCATCCAGAAGCTGAACCAGGCGCTCGCCCGCCTCTCCAAGAGGGTAGCGGACCTCCTCCAGGAAAAGGCCCGCCTGGAAAAGGAAATCGCCCGCCTGGAGGCGGAGCGAATGGCCCTCCGCCAGGAGATCGCCCGCCTGGAGGAGGCGGTGCGGGAGACCGAGGCCCGCATCGCCAAGCTGGAAAAGGACCTGGCCGCCCTTAAGGAGCGCCTGCAGGCCCTCATGCGAAGCCTCCACCGGGAAAGGGCCGGGCGCTACCTACCCCTCCTCCGGGCCCAGTCCTTCACCGACCTGGCGGTGCGGGCCCGCTGGGTGGGGTACATCTCTAAGCAGGACGCCGACCTGGTGCGCCAGCTCCAGACCACGTTGAAGGCTTTGGGCGAGGAGCGGGAGCGCCTCAAGCTCCTCCTCCAAAGCCTCTCCGAAAAAGAACGGGCCCTGGCCGAAATCCAGCGGAAGCTGGAGGCCGAGCGGCAGAACCTCCTCACCACCCTGGCCTCCCTGAGGAAGGAAGAGGAGGGCAAGAAGGCCCTCCTGCGGGACGCCCTAAGCGAGCGCCAGCGCCTGCAAAGCGCCCTGGCCCAGCTCCAGGCCCGGGTCCTGGCCGAAAGGCAGAGGCTTCTTTTGCTCAAACGCCAGGAAGAGGAGCGCAGGCGGCAGGAGGAGGAAAGGAGGCGGCAGGAGGAGGCCCAGCGGAAACAGGCCACCCTAAGGCCTTCCCCGGCCCCGGCCCAGGTGGTGGTCCCCCCACCTCCCCTGCCCGCCACCGTGGGCCGGCTGGCCTTCCCCGTCCCCGGGGGCCGGGTGGTGGTGCCCTACGGCCAGGAAGGTCCCTTCCAGGTCATCGCCGGCCCCGTCCCGGGAAGCCCGGTCCAGGCCGCCGCCGATGGGTACGTGGCCGGGGTCCTCTACCTGCCCAACCTGGGCTACACCGTGATGCTGGTCCACACGGAGACCTTATCCACCGTCTACACCAACCTCCAGGAGCCCCTGGTGGCCGAGGGCCAGAAGGTGAGCCGGGGCCAGCTCCTGGGCTACACCGGGGGCGGCCTCCTCATCCGCCCCGAGGAGCTGGAGTTCCGGGTGGCCGCGCGCGTGGGGGAGGAAACCCGCTTCGTGGACCCCGCCGCCTACTACTAA
- a CDS encoding cell division protein FtsX — protein sequence MYALREAFRQVLRHPTASLATFFTALVSFALLYFLGLLLWNLEKVVQSLERELEVAAFLKDGANVEALLTEIQAWPEVGEVRLVTKEEALARLVLDYPYLAEAKDLVENPLPDTLRLRLQTPEAVREVALRLKALPGVEGVEYGGELTERLVQVLSGSRLAMFLLVTLLLLNTFFSVMGAIRLSVESRKEALAIMLLVGATRRFIQAPFVLEGVLLTLSAGVLAVLAGGGLYLALGRAAQGLLPFLPVLERQDLVRIGLLVLLLSAFLGAGGAYMASRAYLKEA from the coding sequence GTGTACGCCCTCCGCGAGGCCTTTAGGCAGGTCCTCCGCCACCCCACGGCCAGCCTAGCCACCTTCTTCACCGCCTTGGTCTCCTTCGCCCTCCTCTACTTCCTGGGCCTCCTCCTTTGGAACCTGGAAAAGGTGGTCCAGAGCCTGGAGCGGGAGCTGGAGGTGGCCGCCTTCCTGAAGGACGGGGCCAACGTGGAGGCCCTCCTCACGGAGATCCAGGCCTGGCCCGAGGTGGGGGAGGTGCGCCTGGTGACCAAGGAAGAGGCCCTGGCCCGGCTGGTCCTGGACTACCCCTACCTGGCCGAGGCCAAGGACCTGGTGGAAAACCCCCTCCCCGACACCCTGCGCCTGAGGCTCCAAACCCCAGAGGCGGTGCGGGAGGTGGCCCTGCGCCTCAAGGCTCTTCCCGGGGTGGAAGGGGTGGAGTACGGGGGGGAACTCACGGAAAGGCTGGTCCAGGTCCTCTCCGGAAGCCGCCTGGCCATGTTCCTGCTGGTGACCCTCCTTCTCCTCAACACCTTCTTCAGCGTCATGGGGGCCATCCGCCTCTCCGTGGAAAGCCGCAAAGAGGCCCTGGCCATCATGCTTTTGGTGGGGGCCACTAGGCGCTTCATCCAGGCCCCCTTCGTCCTGGAAGGGGTCTTGCTCACGCTGAGCGCTGGGGTTCTCGCCGTTTTGGCCGGGGGTGGGCTCTACCTGGCCCTGGGGCGGGCGGCCCAGGGGCTTCTCCCCTTCCTGCCGGTCCTGGAGCGCCAGGACCTGGTGAGGATCGGGCTTCTCGTCCTGCTGCTTTCGGCCTTCCTGGGGGCGGGCGGGGCCTACATGGCCAGCCGGGCCTACCTGAAGGAGGCCTAG
- a CDS encoding DUF6883 domain-containing protein — translation MRFFVPKEKLVAYLLNPKHPEGGSKARFFMALGFSPDAPEALEVALLQHAQEAEEVSRQPGYLGQGLVLVLRGPLRGPRREVFLQSVWYLEGEVARLVTAYPWRGR, via the coding sequence GTGCGCTTTTTCGTGCCCAAGGAAAAGCTGGTCGCCTATCTCCTCAACCCCAAGCATCCTGAGGGGGGTAGCAAGGCCCGCTTCTTCATGGCCTTGGGCTTTTCCCCAGACGCCCCGGAGGCGCTGGAGGTGGCCCTGCTCCAACACGCCCAGGAGGCAGAGGAGGTGAGCCGACAGCCCGGCTACCTGGGCCAGGGGCTCGTCCTGGTCCTAAGGGGTCCCCTCCGAGGACCCAGGCGAGAGGTCTTCCTCCAGAGCGTCTGGTACCTTGAGGGAGAGGTAGCCCGTTTGGTGACGGCGTACCCATGGAGGGGGCGATGA
- a CDS encoding zinc-dependent alcohol dehydrogenase, which produces MKALRYTPSLPRFFGARLLGKRFPKALLPLRLEEVPLPERAGFQRVRVHLAGVCGSDLALLYGKSPPTISPFFSFPAVLGHEILGEVEGEKVAVNPLLACADRGLPPCPMCQKGEEGLCQNVAEGDLAPGMLGYNQDLPGGWGEWVLARKERLYPIPQGVPDERAVLAEPLAVVLRGLGKSRPWPEEVLILGMGTIGLMAVRLLRALGYLGRVHAVAKYPHQAERARAFGAEKVYGSAREALQERARRYRYLLFEGYRGGYPWVVEASGSGKGFREALALAEEGGKVLLLGAPGLEWADLSPFWFKEVALVGSYTYTREEFGEAVALLRELQGLESLVGGIFPLEAWQEALSVRGKALFRP; this is translated from the coding sequence ATGAAGGCCCTCCGCTACACCCCTTCCCTCCCCCGCTTCTTCGGGGCCAGGCTTTTGGGCAAGCGTTTTCCCAAGGCGCTTCTCCCCCTAAGGCTGGAGGAGGTCCCCTTGCCCGAGAGGGCGGGCTTCCAGAGGGTCCGGGTCCACCTCGCTGGGGTCTGCGGCTCGGACCTGGCCCTCCTCTACGGGAAAAGCCCCCCCACCATAAGCCCCTTTTTCTCCTTTCCCGCCGTTTTGGGCCACGAGATCCTGGGGGAGGTGGAAGGGGAGAAGGTGGCGGTGAACCCCCTCCTCGCCTGCGCCGACCGGGGCCTTCCCCCCTGTCCCATGTGCCAGAAGGGGGAGGAGGGCCTCTGCCAGAACGTGGCCGAGGGCGACCTGGCCCCGGGGATGCTGGGCTACAACCAGGACCTCCCCGGGGGCTGGGGGGAGTGGGTCCTGGCCCGTAAGGAGCGCCTCTACCCCATCCCCCAGGGGGTCCCGGACGAGCGGGCGGTCCTGGCCGAGCCCCTGGCCGTGGTCCTCCGGGGGCTGGGGAAGTCAAGGCCCTGGCCGGAGGAGGTCCTGATCCTGGGCATGGGGACCATCGGCCTCATGGCGGTCCGCCTCCTAAGGGCCTTGGGGTATTTGGGCAGGGTCCACGCCGTGGCCAAGTACCCCCACCAGGCGGAGCGGGCCAGGGCCTTCGGGGCGGAGAAGGTCTACGGGAGCGCCAGGGAGGCCCTTCAGGAAAGGGCCAGGCGCTACCGCTACCTCCTCTTTGAGGGGTACCGGGGGGGCTACCCCTGGGTAGTGGAGGCCTCGGGGAGCGGGAAGGGCTTCCGGGAGGCCCTCGCCCTGGCCGAGGAGGGGGGAAAGGTCCTCCTCCTGGGGGCCCCGGGCCTGGAGTGGGCCGATCTTTCCCCCTTCTGGTTCAAGGAGGTGGCCCTCGTGGGGAGCTACACCTACACCCGGGAGGAGTTCGGCGAGGCCGTGGCCCTCCTAAGGGAGCTTCAGGGCCTCGAGAGCCTGGTGGGCGGGATCTTCCCCCTGGAGGCGTGGCAAGAGGCCCTTAGCGTCAGGGGCAAGGCCCTCTTCCGACCCTAG
- a CDS encoding class II aldolase/adducin family protein codes for MWTYLIHGEPTPGVARLLEGVGRALEARGFRHSPEAEAPNLVLNAITEENPKPYRRRAQATFVASVLELPRFPEEPIKELYPYLVRALSNVLLAYVPGEGAAFLTLELGHYREKEGEGFYERVAERLMPIACSRLVIDNIFVPDLEPELWEGDELTESMYRAGRKLKEWDLLPAPFPIEEILPPEDLRHVKRLYGIGGLSYGNLSVRKDERRFWMSASGVDKANLKVVGRDILMVKDYDPEKNAILLSVPPHVEPRRVSVDAIEHWMIYREHPGVGAILHVHAWMEGVPATPFNYPCGTYELAQAVAEKVREAPDPTRAVVGLKNHGLTITGRSLDEILERIEGKLVRTVPMS; via the coding sequence ATGTGGACCTACCTGATCCACGGCGAGCCAACCCCGGGGGTGGCGAGGCTTCTTGAGGGCGTGGGGCGGGCCCTCGAGGCCCGGGGCTTCCGCCACAGCCCCGAGGCCGAGGCCCCCAACCTGGTCCTGAACGCCATCACAGAGGAGAACCCCAAGCCCTACCGCCGCCGAGCCCAGGCCACCTTCGTGGCCTCGGTCCTGGAGCTTCCCCGCTTCCCCGAGGAGCCCATCAAGGAGCTCTACCCCTACCTGGTCCGGGCCCTTTCCAACGTCCTCCTGGCCTATGTGCCCGGCGAGGGGGCGGCCTTCCTCACCCTGGAGCTGGGCCACTACCGGGAGAAGGAGGGGGAGGGGTTTTACGAGCGGGTGGCGGAGCGCCTGATGCCCATCGCCTGCAGCCGCCTGGTCATTGACAACATCTTCGTGCCCGACCTGGAGCCGGAGCTCTGGGAAGGGGACGAGCTAACCGAAAGCATGTACCGGGCGGGCAGGAAGCTCAAGGAGTGGGACCTTCTGCCCGCGCCCTTCCCCATTGAGGAGATCCTCCCTCCCGAGGACCTCCGCCACGTGAAAAGGCTCTACGGCATCGGCGGGCTTTCTTACGGCAACCTTTCCGTGCGCAAGGACGAAAGGCGCTTCTGGATGTCGGCGAGCGGCGTGGACAAGGCCAACCTCAAGGTGGTCGGCCGGGACATCCTCATGGTGAAGGACTACGACCCCGAGAAGAACGCCATCCTCCTCTCGGTGCCGCCCCACGTGGAGCCAAGGCGGGTTAGCGTGGACGCCATTGAGCACTGGATGATCTACCGGGAGCACCCCGGGGTGGGGGCTATCCTCCACGTCCACGCCTGGATGGAGGGGGTGCCCGCCACCCCCTTCAACTACCCCTGCGGCACGTATGAGCTGGCCCAGGCGGTGGCGGAGAAGGTGCGGGAGGCCCCAGACCCCACCCGGGCGGTGGTGGGCCTCAAAAACCACGGCCTCACCATCACCGGCCGGAGCCTGGACGAGATCCTGGAGAGGATAGAGGGGAAGCTGGTCCGCACCGTGCCCATGTCATGA
- the metG gene encoding methionine--tRNA ligase, translating to MEKVFYVTTPIYYVNAEPHLGHAYTTVVADFLARFYRLDGYRTYFLTGTDEHGETVYRAAERAGEDPKAFVDRVSERFKKAWELLGIAYDDFIRTTEERHKRVVQLVLKKVYEAGDIYYGEYEGLYCVSCERFYTEKELSEGLCPIHGRPVERRREGNYFFRMEKYREWLLDYLKAHPDLIRPEGYRSEVLSMLSEPIGDLSISRPKSRVPWGIPLPWDEEHVTYVWFDALLNYVSALDYPDGEKYRTFWPHAWHLIGKDILKPHAVFWPTMLKAAGIPMYRHLNVGGFLLGPDGRKMSKTLGNVVDPFSLAERYGRDALRYYLLREIPYGQDTPVSEEALRTRYESDLADDLGNLVQRTRAMLFRFAEGRVPEPVPGEELEEGVGLPGRLRSLVRELKFHVALEEVMAYVKALNRYINEKRPWELYKKDPKEAQAVLYRVVEGLRIASILLTPAMPGKMAELRRALGLKEEVRLEEAERWGLALPGPIPEEAPVLFPKEGKVEKKEEKEKREPITIEDFAKVELRVAQVVAAKKHPNADKLLVLTLSLGNEERTVVSGIAKWYRPEDLVGKKVVLVANLKPARLRGVESQGMILAAQEGEDLVLVTVDGDIPLGAVVR from the coding sequence ATGGAAAAGGTCTTTTACGTGACCACCCCCATCTACTACGTGAACGCCGAGCCCCACCTGGGCCACGCCTACACCACGGTGGTGGCGGACTTCCTGGCCCGCTTTTACCGCCTGGACGGCTACCGCACCTACTTCCTGACCGGCACCGACGAGCACGGGGAGACCGTCTACCGGGCCGCCGAGAGGGCGGGGGAGGACCCCAAGGCCTTTGTGGACCGGGTCTCGGAGCGCTTTAAAAAGGCCTGGGAGCTTCTCGGCATCGCCTACGACGACTTCATCCGCACCACGGAGGAGCGCCACAAGCGGGTGGTGCAGCTGGTCCTCAAGAAGGTCTACGAGGCGGGGGACATCTATTACGGCGAGTACGAGGGGCTTTACTGCGTTTCCTGCGAGCGGTTTTACACGGAAAAGGAGCTCTCCGAGGGGCTTTGCCCCATCCACGGCCGCCCGGTGGAGAGGCGGCGGGAGGGGAACTACTTCTTCCGCATGGAGAAGTACCGGGAGTGGCTTTTGGACTACCTGAAGGCCCATCCCGACCTCATCCGCCCCGAGGGGTACCGGAGCGAGGTCCTATCTATGCTCTCCGAGCCCATCGGAGACCTCTCCATCTCCCGGCCCAAGTCCCGGGTTCCCTGGGGCATCCCTCTCCCCTGGGACGAGGAGCACGTGACCTACGTGTGGTTTGACGCCCTCCTCAACTACGTCTCCGCCCTGGACTACCCCGACGGGGAGAAGTACCGGACCTTCTGGCCCCACGCCTGGCACCTCATCGGCAAGGACATCCTGAAGCCCCACGCCGTTTTCTGGCCCACCATGCTGAAGGCGGCGGGCATCCCCATGTACCGCCACCTGAACGTGGGGGGGTTTTTGCTGGGCCCCGATGGGCGCAAGATGTCCAAGACCCTGGGCAACGTGGTGGACCCCTTCTCCCTGGCGGAGCGCTACGGGCGGGACGCCCTCCGCTACTACCTCCTTAGGGAGATCCCTTACGGCCAGGACACCCCGGTGAGCGAGGAGGCCCTCAGGACCCGGTATGAATCCGACCTGGCCGACGATCTGGGGAACCTGGTCCAGCGCACCCGGGCCATGCTCTTCCGCTTCGCCGAAGGGCGCGTTCCCGAGCCCGTTCCCGGGGAGGAGCTTGAGGAGGGGGTTGGGCTTCCCGGGCGGCTCCGCTCTTTGGTGCGGGAGCTTAAGTTCCACGTGGCCCTCGAGGAGGTCATGGCCTACGTCAAGGCCCTGAACCGCTACATCAACGAAAAGCGGCCCTGGGAGCTTTACAAGAAGGACCCAAAGGAGGCCCAGGCGGTCCTCTACCGGGTGGTGGAAGGCCTCAGGATCGCCTCCATCCTCCTCACCCCCGCCATGCCGGGCAAGATGGCGGAGCTGAGGCGGGCTTTGGGCCTTAAGGAGGAGGTGCGCCTGGAGGAGGCCGAGCGCTGGGGGCTCGCCCTGCCCGGGCCCATCCCCGAGGAGGCTCCGGTGCTTTTCCCCAAGGAGGGGAAGGTGGAGAAAAAGGAAGAAAAGGAAAAGAGGGAGCCCATCACCATAGAGGACTTCGCCAAGGTGGAGCTCCGGGTGGCCCAGGTGGTGGCCGCAAAGAAGCACCCCAACGCCGACAAGCTCCTGGTCCTCACCCTTTCCCTGGGGAACGAGGAGCGCACCGTGGTCTCCGGCATCGCCAAGTGGTACCGCCCCGAGGACCTTGTGGGCAAGAAGGTGGTGCTGGTAGCCAACCTCAAGCCGGCCAGGCTCCGGGGCGTGGAGAGCCAGGGCATGATCCTGGCGGCCCAGGAGGGGGAGGACCTGGTCCTGGTCACCGTAGACGGGGACATCCCTCTGGGGGCGGTGGTGCGCTAG
- a CDS encoding peroxiredoxin, producing MRLATLLLFLGFLRAAALSPGDKAPVLEAKDSYGRPVDFRGSYVVLWFYPKAKSPGCTAQAKRYSELYLEFQKLGARVYGVSHDPAQEQCDFVEKLALKGGMIPDPEGRLARAFGVRSLLGFYSRDTILLNPEGRVERIWRNVNPFQDADTVLAYLRGKAR from the coding sequence ATGCGCCTCGCAACCCTCCTCCTCTTCCTGGGCTTCCTCCGGGCCGCCGCCCTCTCCCCCGGGGACAAGGCTCCGGTCCTCGAGGCCAAGGACAGCTACGGCCGCCCCGTGGACTTCCGGGGGAGCTACGTGGTCCTTTGGTTCTACCCCAAGGCCAAAAGCCCCGGGTGCACCGCCCAGGCCAAGCGCTACTCCGAGCTCTACCTCGAGTTCCAGAAGCTTGGGGCCCGGGTCTACGGGGTGAGCCACGACCCCGCCCAGGAGCAGTGCGACTTCGTGGAGAAGCTGGCCCTCAAAGGGGGGATGATCCCCGACCCCGAGGGCCGCCTGGCCCGGGCCTTCGGCGTGCGGAGCCTCTTGGGCTTTTACAGCCGGGACACCATCCTCTTAAACCCGGAAGGCCGGGTTGAGCGCATCTGGCGGAACGTCAACCCCTTCCAGGACGCGGACACCGTCCTGGCCTATTTGAGGGGTAAGGCCCGCTAA
- a CDS encoding DUF433 domain-containing protein produces MGWRERITFDPQVMGGRPCIRGMRITVGTILTLLRHQTPEEILRDYPYLEREDIDAALEYAAHLADEREVAV; encoded by the coding sequence GTGGGCTGGCGTGAGCGCATCACCTTTGACCCCCAGGTCATGGGGGGGAGGCCTTGCATCCGGGGCATGCGGATCACGGTGGGGACGATCCTCACCCTGTTGCGCCATCAGACCCCGGAGGAGATCCTTCGCGATTACCCCTACTTGGAGCGGGAGGACATAGACGCCGCCCTGGAGTACGCGGCCCACCTCGCCGACGAGCGGGAGGTGGCCGTCTGA